The following coding sequences lie in one Natrinema sp. DC36 genomic window:
- a CDS encoding universal stress protein, which yields MYENILVPVDDSEDSSEILHHVGELANWENATIRLLFVADTTRDSVTVVENRVVDALVEEGEDIVEEASKTLCTLGVEYETDVVQGNPAPTIVEYADQYEHDLIVMSTHGRKGVSRYLQGSVSEKVVRLSTVPVLTARMQPDEQLTFPYENVLIPTDGSAVATRAAQHGLALAESLEATVHVLSVVDDASLGLDIRSVSGKDHEQAATEAVKEIITDAETHGVTETVQHIEHGDPTEGIRDCIDANDIHVVVMGTTGRRGTDRILLGSVAEKTVRSAPVPVLTIGGTE from the coding sequence ATGTACGAGAACATCCTGGTCCCGGTCGACGACAGTGAGGACTCGAGCGAGATTCTACACCACGTCGGTGAACTTGCGAACTGGGAAAACGCAACGATTCGTCTCCTGTTTGTCGCAGATACGACGCGCGACAGCGTCACCGTCGTGGAAAACAGGGTGGTCGACGCACTCGTTGAGGAAGGTGAAGACATCGTCGAGGAGGCAAGCAAGACACTGTGCACGCTCGGTGTTGAGTACGAGACTGATGTCGTGCAGGGGAATCCAGCGCCCACGATTGTCGAGTACGCCGACCAGTACGAGCATGATTTGATCGTGATGTCCACCCATGGGCGAAAGGGGGTATCACGGTATCTCCAAGGCAGCGTCAGCGAGAAAGTCGTCCGTCTCTCCACGGTCCCCGTCCTCACCGCGAGAATGCAGCCCGACGAGCAGTTGACGTTCCCCTACGAGAATGTGCTCATCCCAACGGATGGCAGTGCTGTCGCAACCCGGGCAGCGCAACATGGATTGGCACTCGCGGAGTCGCTCGAAGCAACCGTGCACGTCCTCTCCGTCGTTGATGACGCGTCGCTCGGCCTCGATATTCGGTCTGTCTCCGGGAAGGATCACGAACAGGCAGCAACGGAAGCCGTCAAGGAAATCATCACAGATGCAGAGACACATGGTGTCACCGAAACAGTACAACATATCGAACATGGGGATCCTACAGAGGGAATTCGCGACTGTATCGACGCCAACGACATCCACGTTGTCGTGATGGGGACGACAGGAAGACGCGGCACGGATCGAATCCTCCTCGGAAGCGTCGCCGAAAAGACGGTCCGCTCTGCACCAGTGCCCGTGCTCACGATCGGTGGAACAGAGTAG
- a CDS encoding DUF502 domain-containing protein has product MASWKRDFASGIVVLGPILITLYVIYWLYGLAAGLTPGLILNADTLEPLISGSSASTEQIREQMAQFLRVITALTVFAILTFSIGYLMRTTIGGLVERLVDNLANQVPVIRLVYNASKMAAETAFGEQESLQKPVKIETWEGLRMTAFKTGKVTDDGREVLFLPTSPNITTGYVVEVEPSEITDLDENVEDALTRVLSGGFGDANHRGMDADISIDEAKPSRTDD; this is encoded by the coding sequence ATGGCATCGTGGAAACGGGATTTTGCAAGCGGGATCGTCGTCCTCGGTCCCATTCTCATCACACTCTACGTTATCTATTGGCTCTATGGACTGGCCGCCGGTCTGACACCGGGGCTAATTCTTAACGCCGACACACTCGAGCCGCTCATTTCGGGCTCAAGCGCGTCGACTGAGCAAATACGCGAGCAAATGGCCCAATTTCTCCGCGTAATCACCGCGCTGACTGTGTTTGCCATCCTGACGTTTTCGATCGGGTACCTTATGCGGACGACTATCGGTGGGCTGGTCGAACGACTCGTCGACAACCTGGCGAATCAAGTGCCCGTAATCCGACTCGTCTACAACGCCTCGAAGATGGCCGCTGAGACGGCCTTCGGCGAGCAGGAATCGCTCCAGAAGCCGGTCAAGATCGAGACCTGGGAAGGGCTACGGATGACGGCCTTCAAGACCGGCAAGGTGACTGACGACGGCCGCGAAGTCTTATTCTTGCCCACCTCGCCGAACATCACGACGGGCTACGTCGTCGAAGTCGAACCCAGTGAGATCACCGACCTTGATGAGAACGTCGAAGACGCGCTGACGCGCGTGCTCAGCGGTGGGTTCGGTGACGCAAACCATCGCGGTATGGATGCTGACATCTCCATCGACGAAGCGAAGCCGAGCAGGACCGACGACTAA
- a CDS encoding VTT domain-containing protein, which yields MEYGHAAIDSATGWPGLGIIFVYSFLIAFALPGPSEVVLAAPLDLGLPLWTQLGVIMVVSATGKVVGSLVAFHLGQEVKQAGPVVQWLRRSRFDILKWSERRTMTLARQYGYGGLALALCVPFFPDTLSIYTFSILEEDYLKFAVATFVGSIGRLVVTIGFFGGVITLF from the coding sequence ATGGAGTACGGTCACGCTGCCATTGATAGTGCGACGGGCTGGCCAGGATTAGGGATCATTTTTGTCTACTCGTTTTTGATTGCGTTCGCGCTTCCCGGCCCGAGTGAGGTTGTGCTTGCGGCACCGCTCGATCTCGGGCTGCCTCTCTGGACTCAGCTGGGAGTCATCATGGTCGTGAGCGCGACGGGGAAGGTCGTTGGCAGTCTCGTTGCGTTCCATCTCGGTCAGGAGGTGAAACAAGCGGGACCCGTCGTTCAGTGGTTACGTCGCTCTCGGTTCGATATTCTCAAGTGGTCGGAACGGCGGACGATGACGCTCGCTCGGCAGTATGGATACGGTGGCTTAGCGCTCGCACTGTGTGTGCCCTTCTTTCCAGATACCCTGTCGATCTACACATTTTCGATCCTCGAAGAAGATTATCTGAAGTTCGCAGTCGCGACGTTCGTCGGTAGTATTGGTCGACTCGTCGTCACGATCGGCTTCTTTGGCGGGGTTATTACCCTCTTCTAA
- a CDS encoding phosphatase PAP2 family protein produces the protein MASEQSPYPVRTDLMYTLEGNAVAVLQPDPNLILTTVFVVVYLLVYPTLLLATYISLKYHHGRNRALDYVTTYTTVLIVSMPFFYFVPVGVTGYYLQGVDPVLYESTGPIQTFMKNVDTLQKAFPSLHAGLAGTAALYAPSGYKRLSWAITGTILASTLYLGIHWLTDLVVGLALAYGCYLATPTIRAHLKHGGPQPEPVTVTDD, from the coding sequence ATGGCATCCGAACAGTCACCGTACCCGGTCCGCACAGACCTCATGTACACTCTTGAGGGAAATGCCGTCGCAGTACTCCAGCCCGACCCAAACCTTATCTTAACCACGGTATTTGTCGTCGTCTATCTTCTTGTGTACCCCACACTGCTTCTCGCTACGTATATTAGTTTGAAATATCACCACGGTCGCAACCGGGCACTTGATTACGTCACCACGTACACGACTGTCCTCATTGTGTCCATGCCATTCTTCTACTTCGTGCCCGTCGGCGTCACCGGATACTACTTGCAAGGCGTTGATCCAGTACTCTATGAATCCACCGGCCCGATTCAGACATTCATGAAGAATGTCGACACCCTTCAAAAGGCATTCCCGAGCTTGCACGCTGGCCTCGCCGGAACTGCAGCCCTCTACGCACCTAGTGGCTACAAACGGCTCAGTTGGGCGATCACCGGTACCATCCTCGCCTCCACGCTATATCTCGGCATCCACTGGCTCACGGACCTTGTCGTCGGCCTCGCCTTAGCATATGGCTGCTACCTTGCCACGCCGACAATCCGTGCCCACCTCAAACACGGTGGTCCGCAGCCGGAACCGGTTACCGTCACCGACGACTGA
- a CDS encoding hemolysin family protein, which translates to MRSLLAISVDGLYSETSITLIGAAVLLVLLGLSAFFSSSEIALFSLAKHRIDALVEQGTPGADTVAALKSNPHRLLVTILVGNNLVNIAMSSISTAIVGFYFDLGPAVLISTFGITAIVLLFGESAPKSYAVENTETWALRIARPLKLAEHVLFPLVIVFDHLTRLVNRVTGGRAAIEDSYVTRDEIQEMIRSGEREGVIDEDEREMFQRIFRFRSTIAKEVMTPRLDIVGIEKTDTLHDAITRCLESGHRRLPVYTETLDNIVGTADIHELARAQQRGTPGDTLVGDLEFLDPPQHVPESKSVDELLEEMQISRTQMAVIIDEFGTTEGLVTVEDLTEEIVGEILEGREQAPITELDDSTALVRGDVAIAEVNETLELDLPDGEEFETIAGLLFNRAGRLVEQGETFDCDVVRLRVESVDETRITQVRIQTGMADNQSRDGTEFREEMSDELSTDE; encoded by the coding sequence TTGCGCTCCCTTCTTGCAATCAGCGTTGACGGACTCTACTCGGAAACGTCGATCACACTTATCGGCGCTGCGGTTCTCCTTGTTCTCCTCGGTCTGTCTGCGTTCTTCTCGTCGTCTGAAATTGCGTTGTTCTCGCTCGCCAAGCATCGTATCGACGCCCTCGTTGAGCAGGGAACGCCCGGTGCGGACACGGTTGCAGCCCTCAAGTCGAACCCCCACCGGCTACTCGTGACGATTCTCGTAGGCAATAACCTCGTCAACATCGCGATGTCCTCGATATCGACCGCCATCGTCGGCTTCTACTTCGACCTTGGTCCAGCGGTGCTCATCTCTACCTTCGGGATCACTGCTATCGTCCTGCTATTCGGCGAAAGTGCACCGAAATCGTACGCTGTCGAGAACACGGAGACGTGGGCGCTCCGGATTGCACGCCCGCTCAAACTCGCCGAACACGTCTTATTCCCACTAGTCATCGTGTTCGACCATCTCACACGGCTCGTCAATCGCGTGACGGGCGGACGTGCAGCGATCGAGGACTCGTACGTAACCCGCGACGAGATTCAGGAGATGATCCGGTCCGGTGAACGCGAGGGTGTCATCGACGAAGACGAACGAGAGATGTTCCAGCGCATCTTCCGGTTTCGAAGTACGATCGCCAAGGAAGTCATGACCCCACGGTTGGACATCGTTGGAATCGAGAAGACAGATACACTCCACGATGCGATCACCAGATGTCTCGAAAGCGGCCACCGTCGACTCCCCGTCTACACAGAAACGCTCGATAATATCGTCGGAACTGCAGATATACACGAACTCGCCCGTGCCCAACAACGTGGCACACCCGGCGACACTCTCGTTGGCGATCTTGAATTCCTTGACCCGCCCCAGCATGTGCCAGAGAGCAAGTCCGTTGACGAACTCCTCGAAGAGATGCAGATATCGCGAACGCAGATGGCGGTGATCATCGACGAATTCGGGACGACGGAAGGACTCGTAACGGTCGAGGACCTCACGGAGGAAATCGTCGGAGAAATCCTCGAAGGGCGGGAACAGGCACCGATTACGGAACTTGATGACTCGACAGCGCTCGTTCGCGGAGATGTCGCCATTGCGGAGGTCAACGAAACACTTGAACTTGATCTGCCAGATGGTGAAGAGTTCGAGACGATAGCAGGGCTCCTGTTCAATCGAGCAGGTCGGTTAGTCGAGCAGGGAGAAACGTTCGACTGTGACGTGGTTCGACTGCGGGTCGAATCAGTCGATGAGACCCGCATAACGCAGGTTCGGATTCAAACTGGAATGGCGGATAACCAGTCGCGTGACGGGACCGAATTCCGAGAAGAGATGTCCGACGAGCTTTCGACCGATGAGTAA
- a CDS encoding creatininase family protein: MYVHFVFHNGGQISLEEVPFFESTDNGFGTCSWTGVEDVTPTVALLPVRSTEHHEPHASVGTDTIITRPMAAEVDRRSDFDSIVLPTLPVDIATYHGHFPETLSVSAETL; the protein is encoded by the coding sequence ATGTATGTCCACTTCGTATTTCATAATGGCGGACAGATCTCTCTCGAGGAAGTCCCATTTTTCGAATCTACTGATAACGGATTCGGGACGTGTTCCTGGACCGGTGTCGAAGATGTGACACCGACGGTAGCACTGCTCCCCGTCAGGAGCACGGAACATCACGAACCACACGCATCCGTCGGTACGGACACAATCATCACCCGTCCGATGGCTGCAGAAGTCGACCGGCGCAGCGACTTCGATTCAATCGTCCTGCCAACGCTACCGGTTGACATTGCGACGTATCACGGTCACTTTCCAGAGACGTTATCGGTCTCTGCGGAGACGCTTTGA